CTGCCCATCAGGAACTCCCCACCCGCGTGGAAAGTGTACCTGCTGTAAAGGAGGTCCGTAGAATTGCTGCTGAAAGACTGGTTTGACCTGTTGAGGTGATTATAAGCTCCCCCAAAGTAGAGGTTATTATGATCGTCAAAAACCATAAACCACAGTAATCCTGCAGCAAGGTCAGCGAAAATAAAGTTATCGCGATCGAAGCCGTCTTCCATCGGGTCTATATTTTCATCAAAATGCCCCAATCCGTCGTGCTGGGTTCCCCAGCGCAACTTCAGGAAGTCGAGACTTCGTTGTGCGACACCACCTTCGGCACCGACAACAAGGTAGTTTCCGCTGTTGCGGTCTCCTCCCATCTTTTTACTGTAGGACAGGGAAAGTTTTCCTGTCAGGGTGGCAAAATCAGCTTCCCCGGCACGGTCTCCCCAAAAGGTACCTCCGATGCCGAAATAATCATAATGCCCGACAGGGAAACGCTGATCGTAAGAAACAGAATAAGTGTTGTACGCATTGGAGCGCAATACACTTGACCACTGATTACGATAGTTGGCCACCAATCGAACATTACAGTTCATAACCCCTGTCATAGCCGGATTAAGGTTCAGGGGAGAAAGATAAAATTGGGAAAAATGGATATCCTGCGCCGTTACCCCGGCCGCACCAAGGATTAGCAAGAAGCCAATCAAAAGGGATTTAAACGTCTTCATACTTTGATGTTTGTAAAACTGTTTTCCTGAAATACTCAAATTAATTAGGTTTAAAAAACGCTTTCTTTGAGCACAAAATTTATTTTAGCTACAATTATAGGGAATGTCTTTCAATATAACTGCACAAATTTTGTTAAAGAAAGTATTTTGGTATTATTCTTTACATTAATTGCTCTATTCTGACAGTTCAAATTCAATTATTCGGACAAGGATAGACTATTTGGAAAAAACAATAAGTTTTCCAATACGTTACTGAACTTTTTTTCGTGTAGGTGGTTTATTTTCCCCGATGCCTAAAAGAGGCGGGCAATATTAAAAACGCTGCTTTTTACTTTTTATTATTCTGAATCGTATTTCCAAAACGCTCCGAATTTGTCGACAAGAATATTATCGTAATAATCTGCTTTGGCAAACAGGTTTTCAAATAACTTCAATCCGGTTTCTACATTGAAATACCTGTCAAAAATTAATAACGATAAAATGACATCCTGATCTTTAACGCTGAAATTCAACCCGTCCATTTTACCATTTTGCTTTAACAGATATTCATACAGATGTTCAATGTCTGATTTAGGCAACAGGCACAAATAAGCATCCCCTGTAATAAGTCCTGATTTCTCGTGATAAAATATGTTGATCTGTGCACTTCCCTGCTTGATCTCCCAATTATTGGCACCTCGTCTTGCGAGTGCCACATTATGCCCCGTTCTTTCCAAAATGGTCTCTATCGTCAAAGCCAGTCCTGCTGGTTCGTATTCTTCCACCTCGCTGGGCAACTGTAGCCGGGTACCGCAATGATTGCAATAACCGTTTTTCAGCTCGATATTGGATACAATATTGGCACAAGAATGACACCGAACAGCCTCTTCTCCATTTATTTTCTTAAACTCATCAATGGTTTTGGCAATATAATTGGCCGGTAGGGAAAATCCAATATTATTACTGTCCTTCACAATGAACGTATTGATTCCTACCACTTCTCCTTTTTTGTTGATCAACGGCCCGCCACTATTCCCGGGATTCAGGGCGGCATCATGCTGTATATAAAAAATATCATTAGTTTCTTCCTTCAAATTGGAGACAATACCCTGGGTTGCAGAATATTTCAATCCATAGGGATGCCCGACGGCAGTAACCGGATCCCCTTCCTTTAGCGAATAAGGGCTCATCAGGTTGATCCGGGGCAAGGCTTCTGTTTTTTCAGGCCTTAAGAAAGCTAAATCGTATAATGGGTCGGTATAAATGACCCGGGTCAGTTGTTTTTCCAGCTTGTCTCCTTCCACGATAACAAATCGGTTTCCTCTCACGATATGATCATTGGTAACCAACAAACCAGGTTCTTTGAGGAAAAACCCCGT
This sequence is a window from Lewinellaceae bacterium. Protein-coding genes within it:
- a CDS encoding PorP/SprF family type IX secretion system membrane protein, which codes for MKTFKSLLIGFLLILGAAGVTAQDIHFSQFYLSPLNLNPAMTGVMNCNVRLVANYRNQWSSVLRSNAYNTYSVSYDQRFPVGHYDYFGIGGTFWGDRAGEADFATLTGKLSLSYSKKMGGDRNSGNYLVVGAEGGVAQRSLDFLKLRWGTQHDGLGHFDENIDPMEDGFDRDNFIFADLAAGLLWFMVFDDHNNLYFGGAYNHLNRSNQSFSSNSTDLLYSRYTFHAGGEFLMGSRLSLLPGVIVMSQGPSFQVNAGTSFRFLLSKGRDSYQAFQIGLWSRISNKIQTGVLNDAAIISTRFDYDSFSIGFSYDINVSPLKAASKSHGGFEFAMVYKICGPVRRGVYCPNF
- a CDS encoding trypsin-like peptidase domain-containing protein, producing the protein MNDIIELFRNAVIQIATPNTTGTGFFLKEPGLLVTNDHIVRGNRFVIVEGDKLEKQLTRVIYTDPLYDLAFLRPEKTEALPRINLMSPYSLKEGDPVTAVGHPYGLKYSATQGIVSNLKEETNDIFYIQHDAALNPGNSGGPLINKKGEVVGINTFIVKDSNNIGFSLPANYIAKTIDEFKKINGEEAVRCHSCANIVSNIELKNGYCNHCGTRLQLPSEVEEYEPAGLALTIETILERTGHNVALARRGANNWEIKQGSAQINIFYHEKSGLITGDAYLCLLPKSDIEHLYEYLLKQNGKMDGLNFSVKDQDVILSLLIFDRYFNVETGLKLFENLFAKADYYDNILVDKFGAFWKYDSE